From the Manihot esculenta cultivar AM560-2 chromosome 3, M.esculenta_v8, whole genome shotgun sequence genome, one window contains:
- the LOC110611353 gene encoding dnaJ homolog subfamily C GRV2 isoform X3, protein MFAIEYNDGCPIHVYASTSRDSLLAAVRDVLQTECQSPVPILPRLTMPGHRIDPSCGRVHLLVGPKRPIADMESASMHLKHLAAAAKDAIAEGGSIPGSRAKLWRRIREFNACIPYSGVPPNIEVPEVTLMALITMLPATPNLPPESPPLPPPSPKAAATVMGFIACLRRLLASRSAASHVMSFPAAVGRIMGLLRNGSEGVAAEAAGLIATLIGGGPTDPSLLTDSKGERHATIMHTKSVLFSHNGYVIILANRLKPMSVSPLLSMTIVEVLEAMICDPHGETTQYTVFVELLRQVAGLRRRLFALFAHPAESVRETVAVIMRTIAEEDAIAAESMRDAALRDGALLRHLLHAFYLPAGERREVSRQLVALWADSYQPALDLLSRVLPPGLVAYLHTRSDGLQLEEVNREGSLISRRQRRLLQQRRGRAGRGITSQDPVNYEVGDSVIQANAGGLKGSDNYQKTAVDPISGQFSTLQTVENLTSDTPSSGVLQNDHSPASADKPSTDVHVTTEPNVSNSVDFDSHVAGFQNSDLPAPAQVVVENTPVGSGRLLCNWHEFWRAFSLDHNRADLIWNERTRQELREALQAEVHKLDVEKERTEDIVPEGASVEMITGQDSVPQISWNYSEFSVNYHSLSKEVCVGQYYLRLLLDSTSSGRAQDFPLRDPVAFFRALYHRFLCDADTGLTVDGAVPDELGASDDWCDMGRLDGFGGGGGSSVRELCARAMAIVYEQHYITIGPFEGAAHITVLLDRTDDRALRHRLLLLLKVLMKVLSNVEACVLVGGCVLAVDLLTVVHEASERTAIPLQSNLLAATAFMEPLKEWMFTNKDGEQVGPVEKDAIRRFWSKKEIDWTTKCWASGMVEWKRLRDIRELRWALAVRVPVLTSFQVGDAALSILHSMVAAHSDLDDAGEIVTPTPRVKRILSSPRCLPHIAQAMLSGEPAIVEAAAALLKAVVTRNPKAMIRLYSTGAFYFALAYPGSNLLSIAQLFAVTHVHQAFHGGEEAAVSSSLPLAKRSVLGGLLPESLLYVLERSGPAAFAAAMVSDSDTPEIIWTHKMRAENLIRQVLQHLGDFPQKLSQHCHSLYDYAPMPPVTYPELRDEMWCHRYYLRNLCDEIRFPNWPIVEHVEFLQSLLVMWREELTRRPMDLSEEEACRILEVSLEDVSSEDAKKHSFGTSEVTGILKQIGSIDEEKLKRQYRKLAMKYHPDKNPEGREKFLAVQKAYECLQASMQGLKGPQPWRLLLLLKGQCILYRRYGDVLEPFKYAGYPMLLNAVTVDNADNDFLSSDRAPLLVAASELTWLTCASSSLNGEELVRDGGIQLLATLLSRCMCVVQPTTSPSDPSAIIVTNVMRTFSVLSQFESARAEMLELSGLVDDIVHCTELELVPDAVDAALQTIAHVSVSSGLQDALLKAGVLWYLLPLLLQYDSTAEESDKTESHGVGSSVQIAKNMHAIRASQALSRLSGLCIDGSSTPYNAAAADALRALLTPKLASMLKEQLPKELLSKLNTNLESPEIIWNSSTRAELLKFVDKQRANVGPDGSYDLKDSQIFAYEALSTELVVGNVYLRVYNDQPEFEISEPEAFCVALIDFISFLVRNKFPFASDAQSKPSSSSSSLETSEIQNNITDESINGQAPDDSSAVSDGKSTDNEELKLVKNLKLGLTALMNLLTSNPNLASIFSSKEKLLPLFECFSVPIASESNIPQLCLGVLSLLTTYAPCLEAMVADGSSLLLLLQLLYSSPNCREGVLHVLYALASTPELAWAAAKHGGVVYILELLLPLQKDIPLQQRAAAASLLGKLVGQPMHGPRVAITLARFLPDGLVSIIRDGPGEAVVSALEQTTETPELVWTPAMAASLSAQIATMASDLYREQMKGRVVDWDVPEQASGQQEMRDEPQVGGIYVRLFLKDPKFPLRNPKRFLEGLLDQYLSSIAATHYDAQAIDPELPLLLSAALVSLLRVHPALADHVGYLGYVPKLVAAVAYEARREAMSSEEVKNGNYAEKTYEADDGSVPPAQTPQERVRLSCLRVLHQLAASTICAEAMAATSAGSPQVVPLLMKAIGWQGGSILALETLKRVVVAGNRARDALVAQGLKVGLVEVLLGILDWRAGGRNGLCSQMKWNESEASIGRVLAIEVLHAFATEGAHCNKVREILNASEVWSAYKDQKHDLFLPSSAQSAAAGVAGLIENSSSRLTYALTAPPPQPTQARPPAPAPTAFDSNGKEDQFS, encoded by the exons ATGTTTGCTATTGAGTACAATGATGGTTGTCCTATCCAT GTTTATGCAAGCACGTCTCGTGATAGTTTACTTGCTGCAGTTCGGGATGTGTTGCAAACAGAA TGTCAGAGCCCAGTACCTATACTACCTAGGTTGACTATGCCTGGTCATCGTATTGATCCATCTTGTGGGAGAGTGCATTTATTAGTAGGACCAAAGCGCCCAATTGCTGACATGGAAAGTGCATCCATGCATTTGAAACACTTAGCTGCAGCTGCTAAAGATGCTATTGCTGAAGGTGGTTCAATTCCTGGTTCGAGAGCAAAACTGTGGCGTAGAATAAGGGAGTTCAATGCTTGTATTCCATATAGTGGAGTTCCTCCTAATATAGAAGTGCCTGAGGTAACTTTGATGGCCTTGATTACAATGCTTCCAGCTACACCAAATCTTCCTCCAGAGTCTCCTCCCTTGCCACCTCCTTCTCCTAAAGCAGCTGCAACAGTGATGGGTTTCATTGCATGTTTGCGTAGATTATTGGCTTCTAGAAGTGCAGCTTCACATGTGATGTCTTTTCCTGCAGCTGTTGGAAGAATTATGGGTTTACTTAGAAATGGTTCTGAGGGTGTAGCAGCTGAAGCTGCAGGACTTATTGCGACTCTTATTGGTGGTGGTCCAACAGATCCTAGTTTATTAACAGATTCTAAAGGAGAGCGTCATGCCACAATAATGCACACAAAGTCTGTTTTGTTTTCTCATAATGGTTATGTTATTATCCTTGCCAACAGATTGAAACCCATGTCTGTATCACCTTTATTGTCAATGACTATTGTTGAAGTTCTTGAGGCTATGATATGTGATCCACATGGTGAAACTACTCAGTACACAGTTTTTGTTGAATTGTTACGACAAGTAGCTGGTTTGCGGCGTCGTTTATTTGCATTGTTTGCACATCCTGCTGAAAGTGTGAGGGAAACAGTTGCGGTGATCATGCGCACAATTGCAGAAGAAGATGCGATTGCAGCAGAGTCCATGCGTGATGCTGCTTTGCGTGATGGTGCTTTGCTGAGACATTTATTGCATGCTTTTTACCTTCCTGCTGGTGAGCGTCGTGAGGTTAGTCGACAACTTGTTGCTCTTTGGGCTGATTCATATCAACCAGCTTTAGATCTATTGTCTAGGGTTCTGCCTCCTGGGCTTGTTGCTTATTTGCACACTCGTTCTGATGGACTTCAACTTGAAGAGGTAAATCGAGAAGGATCATTGATCAGTAGGAGACAGCGACGGTTACTTCAGCAGAGGAGAGGTCGTGCTGGGAGAGGAATAACATCTCAAGATCCTGTTAATTATGAAGTTGGAGATTCAGTGATACAGGCAAATGCAGGTGGTCTTAAAGGATCAGATAACTATCAAAAAACTGCTGTAGATCCAATTTCTGGACAATTTTCTACTCTTCAAACAGTTGAAAATTTGACCAGTGATACTCCCTCTTCAGGGGTTTTGCAAAATGATCATTCACCTGCTTCGGCTGATAAACCTTCAACCGATGTGCATGTGACAACAGAACCAAATGTTTCTAATTCAGTTGACTTTGATTCTCATGTGGCTGGTTTCCAGAACAGTGACCTTCCAGCTCCTGCACAGGTTGTGGTGGAGAACACACCTGTGGGTTCTGGTCGGCTACTCTGTAATTGGCATGAATTTTGGCGAGCATTTAGCCTTGATCACAATCGGGCAGATCTAATCTGGAATGAGCGAACAAGGCAAGAATTGAGGGAGGCCTTGCAGGCTGAGGTTCATAAACTAGATGTTGAGAAGGAACGTACTGAAGATATTGTTCCAGAAGGAGCTTCAGTTGAGATGATCACTGGGCAAGATAGTGTGCCACAAATATCTTGGAACTATTCAGAGTTCTCTGTGAATTATCATAGCTTGTCCAAAGAAGTTTGTGTAGGTCAATACTATCTGCGTTTGCTTCTTGATAGTACTAGCAGTGGCAGGGCACAGGATTTTCCGCTGCGTGATCCAGTAGCTTTCTTTAGGGCACTATATCATCGGTTTTTGTGTGATGCTGACACTGGGCTTACAGTTGATGGTGCTGTTCCTGATGAACTGGGTGCATCTGATGATTGGTGTGATATGGGAAGATTAGATGGTTTTGGGGGAGGGGGAGGCTCTTCAGTAAGGGAGCTTTGTGCAAGAGCAATGGCCATTGTCTATGaacaacattacattacaataggTCCTTTTGAGGGTGCTGCACATATTACAGTACTTCTAGATAGGACAGATGATAGAGCTTTGAGGCACCGTCTTCTCCTTCTCTTGAAG GTTTTAATGAAGGTTTTGTCTAATGTAGAGGCTTGTGTTTTAGTTGGAGGTTGTGTATTAGCTGTTGATTTGCTGACAGTGGTTCATGAAGCTTCAGAAAGAACTGCTATCCCTTTACAATCTAATTTATTAGCTGCTACTGCTTTCATGGAGCCACTTAAAGAATGGATGTTTACAAACAAGGATGGTGAACAAGTTGGACCTGTTGAGAAGGATGCCATCAGAAGGTTTTGgtcaaaaaaagaaattgactgGACAACAAAGTGCTGGGCATCTGGAATGGTGGAGTGGAAGAGATTGCGTGATATTCGCGAACTTCGTTGGGCGTTAGCTGTGCGTGTTCCAGTGCTCACATCATTTCAG GTAGGAGATGCAGCATTGTCCATATTACATAGCATGGTAGCTGCACATTCTGACTTAGATGATGCTGGAGAGATAGTTACCCCAACACCAAGGGTAAAGCGTATCCTTTCAAGTCCTCGTTGTCTTCCACATATTGCACAG GCAATGCTTTCTGGGGAACCAGCAATTGTGGAGGCTGCTGCAGCATTGCTGAAGGCTGTTGTTACCAGAAATCCCAAGGCTATGATACGCCTTTACAGCACAGGAGCCTTCTATTTTGCGCTAGCATACCCTGGATCCAATCTACTTTCCATTGCACAACTCTTTGCTGTGACTCATGTCCATCAAGCATTCCATGGTGGTGAAGAAGCTGCTGTTTCCTCATCATTGCCCCTTGCAAAGCGCAGTGTGTTGGGTGGGCTTCTTCCAGAATCTTTGCTGTATGTACTGGAGCGTAGTGGTCCAGCTGCATTTGCTGCTGCAATGGTTTCAGATTCTGATACTCCAGAGATTATATGGACACACAAAATGCGAGCAGAAAATCTGATTCGTCAG GTTTTGCAGCATCTGGGAGATTTTCCCCAGAAATTGTCACAGCACTGTCATTCTTTATATGACTATGCTCCCATGCCACCAGTGACGTACCCAGAGCTTAGAGATGAAATGTGGTGTCATCGATATTATCTTCGGAACTTGTGTGATGAGATTCGCTTCCCAAATTGGCCAATTGTTGAACATGTTGAGTTTCTGCAGTCATTATTAGTAATGTGGCGCGAAGAGTTAACACGGAGACCTATGGATCTTTCGGAAGAAGAAGCTTGCAGAATATTGGAAGTATCATTGGAAGATGTCTCAAGTGAAGACGCTAAAAAGCATTCTTTTGGGACTTCTGAGGTGACTGGCATATTGAAGCAAATTGGAAGCATTGATGAAGAAAAGCTCAAGCGACAATACAGGAAACTTGCAATGAAATACCATCCTGACAAGAACCCTGAAGGAAGGGAGAAGTTTCTTGCTGTACAGAAAGCCTATGAATGCCTTCAg GCTTCCATGCAAGGCTTGAAAGGTCCTCAGCCTTGGAGGTTACTGCTTTTATTGAAAGGACAGTGCATCTTATACCGAAGATATGGGGATGTGCTGGAGCCTTTTAAATATGCTGGCTATCCCATGTTGCTTAATGCAGTTACTGTGGACAATGCTGACAATGATTTTCTATCTTCTGATAGAGCACCTTTGCTTGTTGCAGCATCAGAGCTTACTTGGCTGAC GTGTGCATCTTCTTCACTGAATGGTGAAGAGCTTGTAAGGGATGGAGGGATACAACTCCTTGCAACTCTCCTTTCTCGTTGCATGTGTGTAGTTCAGCCAACTACTTCTCCAAGTGACCCATCAGCTATTATAGTCACAAATGTGATGCGAACCTTTTCTGTTTTGAGTCAGTTTGAGAGTGCTAGGGCTGAGATGCTTGAATTATCTGGATTAGTTGATGACATTGTACACTGCACTGAACTTGAGCTTGTACCTGATGCTGTTGATGCTGCCCTCCAGACAATTGCACATGTTTCTGTGTCCTCTGGATTGCAGGATGCCTTACTGAAGGCAGGTGTGCTTTG gtACCTTTTGCCATTGTTGCTTCAGTATGACTCGACCGCTGAAGAATCTGATAAGACAGAGTCACATGGTGTTGGTTCTAGTGTTCAAATTGCTAAAAATATGCATGCTATTCGAGCATCTCAGGCCTTGTCCAGACTGAGTGGTTTGTGCATTGATGGGAGTTCAACACCTTATAATGCAGCTGCTGCTGATGCACTTAGAGCTTTGCTAACTCCTAAACTTGCAAGTATGTTGAAAGAACAATTACCAAAAGAATTGCTATCCAAATTAAACACTAATTTGGAGTCTCCAGAG ATTATCTGGAACTCTTCAACTCGAGCAGAACTACTGAAGTTCGTCGATAAGCAACGTGCTAATGTGGGGCCTGATGGTTCATATGACTTGAAAGATTCACAAATCTTTGCATATGAGGCATTATCAACAGAACTTGTTGTTGGCAATGTCTACTTGAGGGTCTATAATGATCAGCCCGAGTTTGAGATTAGTGAACCTGAAGCTTTTTGTGTTGCTCTAATTGATTTCATATCATTTCTAGTTCGCAACAAATTTCCTTTTGCTTCTGATGCTCAAAGTAAACCTAGTTCCAGCAGCTCGTCACTTGAGACATCAGAGATCCAAAATAATATTACTGATGAATCTATAAATGGACAAGCACCCGATGACTCATCAGCAGTCTCAGATGGAAAATCAACTGATAACGAAGAGTTGAAACTGGTCAAAAACCTTAAACTGGGATTGACTGCGCTTATG AACTTATTGACAAGTAATCCGAATTTGGCATCCATATTTTCTTCTAAAGAGAAGCTACTACCTCTCTTTGAATGTTTCTCAGTACCCATTGCATCAGAAAGCAACATTCCTCAACTTTGCCTTGGTGTTCTTTCTCTCTTGACCACATATGCTCCTTGCTTGGAGGCTATGGTTGCAGATGGATCTAGTCTCCTCCTTTTATTGCAATTGCTTTATTCTAGTCCAAATTGCCGTGAAGGGGTCCTTCATGTTCTTTATGCTTTGGCAAGCACTCCAGAACTTGCTTGGGCCGCTGCCAAGCATGGGGGAGTGGTGTATATTCTGGAGCTTCTGTTGCCTCTGCAAA AAGATATTCCCTTACAACAGAGAGCGGCAGCTGCCTCATTACTGGGGAAGCTTGTTGGTCAGCCAATGCATGGACCCAGAGTTGCTATTACACTGGCAAGGTTTCTCCCTGATGGTCTTGTATCAATTATTAGGGATGGGCCCGGAGAGGCTGTTGTATCTGCACTGGAACAGACAACAGAGACACCAGAGCTTGTGTGGACTCCTGCCATGGCAGCATCTTTGTCTGCTCAAATTGCTACTATGGCATCAGACTTGTACCGTGAACAGATGAAAGGCCGTGTTGTTGATTGGGATGTTCCTGAGCAGGCTTCTGGACAACAGGAAATGCGGGATGAGCCACAG GTTGGTGGAATCTATGTCAGGCTGTTCCTAAAGGATCCTAAATTTCCTCTTAGAAATCCAAAGAGATTCTTGGAAGGGCTACTGGATCAATATTTGTCATCCATTGCTGCCACACATTATGATGCACAAGCTATTGATCCTGAGCTTCCCTTACTTCTTTCTGCTGCTTTGGTTTCATTATTGCGGGTGCACCCTGCACTTGCAGATCATGTTGGGTATCTTGGTTACGTGCCCAAACTGGTAGCTGCTGTAGCATATGAGGCAAGGCGAGAAGCAATGTCATCAGAGGAAGTGAAAAATGGCAACTATGCCGAAAAAACATATGAAGCTGATGATGGATCTGTGCCACCTGCACAAACTCCACAGGAACGTGTGAGACTTAGTTGTTTACGTGTGCTACATCAGCTTGCTGCAAGTACAATATGTGCTGAAGCCATGGCAGCAACTAGTGCTGGATCACCTCAG GTTGTTCCACTTTTAATGAAAGCTATAGGATGGCAAGGTGGAAGTATATTAGCTCTCGAGACGCTAAAACGTGTTGTAGTTGCTGGAAATCGTGCACGGGATGCACTAGTTGCCCAAGGACTTAA GGTGGGCCTTGTTGAAGTACTTCTTGGCATTCTTGATTGGAGAGCCGGTGGAAGGAATGGACTTTGCTCTCAGATGAAGTGGAATGAATCTGAAGCATCTATTGGCAGAGTGCTTGCAATTGAG GTTTTGCATGCATTTGCAACAGAAGGAGCACACTGTAACAAAGTGCGTGAGATATTAAATGCCTCTGAG GTTTGGAGTGCTTATAAAGACCAGAAACACGATCTCTTTCTTCCTTCAAGTGCTCAATCTGCCGCTGCCGGAGTTGCTGGTCTAATTGAGAATTCATCGTCTAGACTAACATATGCCCTGACAGCTCCGCCACCTCAACCTACTCAAGCAAGACCACCAGCACCTGCACCTACAGCATTTGACTCAAATGGGAAGGAGGATCAGTTTTCATAG